The following nucleotide sequence is from Xanthomonas hortorum pv. pelargonii.
AGCATGTAGTCCATGTCGTCGTCGGCTGCATCCATGCCATCGGCTTTGGCGATGGGGCTGACGGTGATTTCATGGGTGTCGATATCGGCATCGGCGCCGATGTCGTCATCGAGCATGGGCGCGGCTTCGACGGCCGCCTCCGGTGCGGGCATCGGCTCAGGGGTTGCGTCCAGGTCGCGGGAGTCTTGGACGGCCGGTTGCAGGGCGGCCGCCACCGCAACCGGCACCACAGCAGGGGTGAGTTTGGTCCACGGGTTGCCGGCGACTGGTGGCCCGTAGGGGTATGGCCTGGCTGCGGTGTTGGCGACTGGCGCGTACTTGTGCTTCGGGTCCAACACCTTGCCGCGCTCATCGGTCGGCGGCACCAGGTCGCGGAACTTGGCATCGCTGTAATACTTGATCTTGACCGCCATGATCGGCGGCAGGCCTGCGACCACGATGATCTTCTTGGTCGGGTCCATTTCCCGCACCTCGCCTGGCGTCATCAAGGCGCGAGCTGATTCCTGGTTGGACACCATCACGTGGCCCAGCCAGCCAGACAACCGCCCTCCGGTGTAGTTGGTCTGCTGGTGAATCTCGGTCGTCATCCCGAGCGAATCGCTGATGCGCTTGGCCGTCTCGTCGGTGTTGGGCGCATACCACACGTGGATGTGCGCACCGTCCATGACGGTATTACTCGGCCCGTAATATTTCACGATTTGGTTATAGCTCTGGTTGATCATCATGCACTTGATGCCATAGCCGGCGACGTAGCCCAGACCTTCCTCAAAGAACTCCAATTTCCCCAAGGACGGGAACTCATCGACCAGCAACAGCAGCCGGTGCTTGTTGCCCTCCGGGTGCAGTTCTTCGGTGAGCCGGCGGGTGATCTGTTGCAGCATCAAGCGGAACAACGGCCGCAAGCGTGATTTGTCGCTCGGCGGGCTGATCAGATACAGCGACAGCGGGTATTTGGCGCGCATCAGGTCGGTGATGCGAAAGTCGCTTTCGCTGGTCGCGGCGCCCACGATGGGGTCGTAGTAGAGGTTGAAGAAGCTGCGCGCCGTCGAATGCACACCGCTGCGCTCGTTGGCGCTCTTGTTGAGCATGGCCCTTGCTCCGATCGCAACGACCGGATGCACCTTGCCGTTGCGGTGCTTGGTGTCGAGCATGTATTGCAGCGTCGCTTCCATCGTGCGCTCCGGGTTGTCCAGGAACATGGCAATGCCGGCGAGCGTCTTATCCGGCTCGGCGTAGAGGACATGAAGCACCACCGCCAGCAGCCACGAGTCGGCCTCCTTGCTCCAATGGTCGGGTTTGCCCTTGCCGTCCGGGTCAACCAGCATGTCGGTAACGTTCTGGGCGTCCTTGACCTCGTTATCACCTGGTCGAATCTCGGCCAGCGGATTGAACCGGCAGGTGTCGCGCTGTGTCGGGTTGAATTTCAGCGCGTAGCCGATCCGGCTCCGATAGCCCGATGTCAGTTCCCAGTTCTCGCCCTTGATGTCGTTGACCACCACGCTCGCCTGCCAGTTCAAGAGCGTGGGCACAACGATGCCAACGCCCTTGCCCGAGCGGCTCGGCGCCGTGACTTCCAGATGCTCCGGGCCGTTGTGGGTGAGGTATTGACCGTCCTCGGTCATGCCGAGCACCACGCCAGCCTGGCCGAGCAGTCCCGATTTCTCGATTTCGGGGCCTCGGCCCAGCGCGCCGAGCCGTGCGTCAGCACTTCCTCCTGGGCGCGGGTGCGGTAGATGGCCACCGCCACCATGACCACGAAACCCAGCACCGCAGACGCGGCGACGACGTAGATCGCCCTGGTGAAGATGTCCGGCGCGTAGGCGTTGTAATCCCAAAGCCACGGGAAGTATGACCAGGGCGCATAGATGCCGTGCCCTGCGATCTGGAACCAGGGCGCACCGAGCTGGGGCTGATAGGCCAGCGCATAGGCCACGTACTGGCCCGCCGCCCACACGCCCAGAAAGATGCAGGTCAAGCACGCGACGATGGGACCGCCGCGCAGTCCGCCAGCGTGGCGCGTTTTCTCGCGTTGTTTGCTTTGTGGTGCCATCGGTTTAACTCCGTGTGAGTCCTAACGATTTGCCCTTGTCCAGCACATCCATTGCCGCGAAGCGGATGCGCACCGACTGGAAGGCTTGGTTCATGCTCTGGCCCTTCGCCAGCTGCACCGCGACGGTGTTGCCAAGCTGGCTTTGCAGGCCATCCTTCGCCGGCACCACCGCAAACGTTCCGTTCTGCACAATCACCGCATGGGGGCCGCTGGGCAGGTTCTCGATGGCTTCCACGGTGCCCTGAAAGCGGCGGGCCACATCGAGATTGACCGGCTGGCCGTACTTGGACGCTAGCCGTTTCTGTGCATCAGCCAGTTCCATGCCGCGCATGTCTTCGTCAAAGCCAGCCTTGAGGCGCACTCCCGCAGGAGTGCGCTCGGCCATCCGCAGTGCGACCAGGCGGTCGGTGCGCGCTTCCAGCGCTTCCAGGAACTGCGCTTGCGTGCGGGTGCGGCTGGTGGCGCCCTTCATCTGCTCAAGGCGACCAGCGGCCAGCTGGTCGTCCAGGAACGTGCGTGCAATGACC
It contains:
- a CDS encoding type IV secretory system conjugative DNA transfer family protein, whose translation is MTEDGQYLTHNGPEHLEVTAPSRSGKGVGIVVPTLLNWQASVVVNDIKGENWELTSGYRSRIGYALKFNPTQRDTCRFNPLAEIRPGDNEVKDAQNVTDMLVDPDGKGKPDHWSKEADSWLLAVVLHVLYAEPDKTLAGIAMFLDNPERTMEATLQYMLDTKHRNGKVHPVVAIGARAMLNKSANERSGVHSTARSFFNLYYDPIVGAATSESDFRITDLMRAKYPLSLYLISPPSDKSRLRPLFRLMLQQITRRLTEELHPEGNKHRLLLLVDEFPSLGKLEFFEEGLGYVAGYGIKCMMINQSYNQIVKYYGPSNTVMDGAHIHVWYAPNTDETAKRISDSLGMTTEIHQQTNYTGGRLSGWLGHVMVSNQESARALMTPGEVREMDPTKKIIVVAGLPPIMAVKIKYYSDAKFRDLVPPTDERGKVLDPKHKYAPVANTAARPYPYGPPVAGNPWTKLTPAVVPVAVAAALQPAVQDSRDLDATPEPMPAPEAAVEAAPMLDDDIGADADIDTHEITVSPIAKADGMDAADDDMDYMLP
- a CDS encoding DUF3363 domain-containing protein, which encodes MKDEIYSPEAHLEEVKEWDPKRLPGNATPESYIEAHVRRMDALAHRGHVTKLEDGTFQVPADLVERVNADPTLSDPKRAFVRLDVLGKGPLPQQSQVIARTFLDDQLAAGRLEQMKGATSRTRTQAQFLEALEARTDRLVALRMAERTPAGVRLKAGFDEDMRGMELADAQKRLASKYGQPVNLDVARRFQGTVEAIENLPSGPHAVIVQNGTFAVVPAKDGLQSQLGNTVAVQLAKGQSMNQAFQSVRIRFAAMDVLDKGKSLGLTRS